One Pseudomonas fluorescens genomic region harbors:
- a CDS encoding CreA family protein, with translation MRLAKGLLGLLMALPLLASAEEIGQVSTVFKFVGPNDRIVVEAFDDPKVEGVTCYLSRAKTGGVKGGLGLAEDRAEASIACRQVGPIKFKGDLKDGDEVFKERTSLVFKTMQVVRFLDKKRNTLVYLVYSDRLIEGSPQNAVTAIPILPWVPVQQ, from the coding sequence ATGCGTTTAGCGAAAGGATTGTTGGGCTTGTTGATGGCGCTGCCATTGCTGGCCTCGGCCGAGGAAATCGGCCAGGTGTCGACGGTGTTCAAGTTCGTTGGCCCGAACGACCGCATTGTCGTCGAGGCTTTTGACGATCCCAAGGTTGAGGGCGTGACGTGCTACCTGTCGCGGGCTAAAACCGGTGGCGTGAAGGGCGGTCTGGGTCTGGCGGAGGATCGTGCGGAAGCGTCGATCGCCTGTCGCCAGGTCGGCCCGATCAAATTCAAGGGTGACCTGAAGGATGGCGATGAGGTGTTCAAGGAGCGCACCTCGCTGGTATTCAAAACGATGCAGGTGGTGCGCTTCCTGGACAAGAAGCGCAACACGCTGGTGTATCTGGTCTACAGCGACCGCTTGATCGAAGGCAGTCCGCAGAATGCGGTCACTGCGATCCCGATCCTGCCGTGGGTGCCGGTCCAGCAGTAA